ATCTGTTCATGAATCCTGATTTTGTCTTTTATGTTTTCCTTCTAATTCCCAGTgacattattatttgttttcagggtgtacatgttatatataggacaagagaattagaagaagagCAAGCTAAAAGGTATTATTCTTGTGTCTTGTTTTGTCCTTAAGTTATGGATGTAGAGCTATCTTATCTAGGTAAAGAAAATGGATAATTTTAAGGAACCACCTTGGGTTATATATACAGAGCCTAGACATATTGGTGATTGATTGGTTTGCTCGTGTTTCGCTTCTTTGCATCTTGATATATCAAAAGTGAAATGGTTGTTGTAGGTAGAGGTGTTATTTCATATCATTCATTTGAAGTTCCATCacatttttgttggttttacaGCCGGATTTGGAATGAGACTTggttggccaagtttttctacAAACCGTGTAATTACGAATTATTCGTGAAACAAAACTTGAATATGGAAATGGGCATCACTATGGCAAGGGTACTTGTTACGTTTGACTTCTTCACTCAGTCAGTCAGTCActagaaaaaaatgatagaatagccaactttttcacattctctctcCTTTTGCTTGGTACATTAGGATGCTGGTATGGAGTGGATACTGCATCTTGACACTGATGAGCTTGTACATCCTTCTGGAGCCCGTGAATATTCCTTGAGAAATTTGCTCCGAGATGTCCCTGCAGAGGTGGATGAAGTTCTCTTTGCAAATTACGTGAGTTAAAGAGTCTTTCAAGACATAAGAATTGaagttttttatatttcttcgGTTTGATTAATTTGGATAACTCGCAAATGTTCTTGTTTCAGGAGAGCAGTGTTGAGCGAGATGATATCAAGGAACCTTTCACTGAGGTACACAACATTATCATATCGAGCTTCCTATATATCTTGAGATGTATGTTCCTATGACTATTATCTTTAACATATCccaaagtgttttttttttgtggtttaacTTGTAGGTATCAATGTTCAAGAAGAATTTTAAACATCTTCCTAGAGATGTTTACTACGGAAATTATAAAAAGGCAACTCGTGGCAATCCAAACTATTTTCTAACGTATGCAAATGGGAAATCTGCTGCTCGGATTCAAGATCATCTTCGTCCCAATGGTGCTCATCGATGGAACAACTACAAGAAGAACCCAaagtatgttcttgtcctcTCCTCACTTGGCTTAAACATAGACATCCCTTCTCTTGCTTTAGTAATCTGACATTGATCCCATATTTTGTTGTGTGACAGCGTCATGGAACTAGAAGAAGCTTCGATTTTGCATTACACTTACTCAAAATTTTCAGATCTTACTTCAAGACGTGATCGATGTGGCTGCaaaccaacaaaagaagatgtcaagagatgtttcatgcTAGAGTTTGACAGAGCTGTGAGCTTGggatttgatatatttttagttGATTGTGTGTAGTCCTTGTTCTTCACATATTTCTATTTCTCCTTTTTCTATCTGCAGGCATTCATCATTgcttcaacttcaacttcagAGGAAATGCTCCAATGGTACAGAGAAAGAGTTGTATGGACTGACGAGAATATGATCCTAAAACTTCTTAGGAAGGGGATTCTGACTCGTATTTATACACCAATGGTCAGTTAGTTACACaatacaaaatccaaaacattACATGACCCTCTTAAGTTCCtttgatcccaaaaaaaaagcttttccATCTTTTTACAGGTTATAATCCAAGAGCTAAAAGAAGCCGGTGTATTCAGCTCAGTGGTTACTTCAGCTCACAACTCTTCAACCTCAGGCATTACTAAGAAATCACCTCAAGCAAATACTAGAAGACTGTTGGAGTTTGATCTTGATGGTGGTGACTCTCAAGCAGCCTCAGCCATACCACCGCAATCATCTCCAAGCTTGGAAACCATCAAAAATGTTCAATTTTGACtttcttgaagatgttgtttACAAAGTTGATGTAGGATTAATACAAAAGATACATTAGAGCAGAATTTGTGGATCACATTGGtcatttatacatatatatatatatatacattctatgtataaagtttgtttttttttttttttctcttctgtgTCTGAGTCATGATGTTAGTAGTGAGTGACCAAAGAGTTAACAAAGAGAGTGGACGCGTGGATGTACGCGCGCGCGAGTGAAATTGGGGAATCGCGTTTGTGAAAAGACGCTATTTCTTTGGCGGTTCTTTTCTTTccccttcctctctctctctctctctcggttggGTTGTGTGCCCTTAATTCGATGAACAAGGTTCTTCTTCAGTTAGGTTTCCAGAGCTCCGTCGTCAATTTCGCCAAGTACGGTTCTGTCTAAATCTGTTAATTAATGTTTCGACTTGTTGTATGCTGAATTATCACCTCTTGTttcaaatttcgttttttttttctttctgggttGTTGTTTATCTTCTGAATTATTTGCTGTGTGAAAATTTCGTGATTGATGGTGATTCTAGGTTTCTGGTGGTGCCTCTTAGGAGTTTAAGAGTTGGTTCTTCTATCGTTGGTGTTAGAGTAGGAACAGTAAGTTTCAACAAGAGGCTTATGTCAAATGCTACTGCGGTTAAATCTATACCTTTttctatcaacaacaacaacagcaacagaaAGGACCTCAAGATAGTTGCAGCAGTTACTGATCAGATGGTTGGTGCTAAGTTTGGGGATTCAGTATTAGataatttggaattttttaataagtattattttcttttttgtttttcttgttggtttttGATGCCTAGGGAAGTGATAGTGATAGAGATGATATGGGAACTCTTCAAGGTGATAAAAAGGAAATTGAGGCGATGACAGTTCAAGAACTTAGAGCCACATTGAGGCAAGTTTTTTATatactgcttttttttttttttcatattgttGCTGTGGACATGCAAATTCTTGTTCTTTGATGTgaaatgtttgtgtgtttgtgttacAATGGTTTTCGAATATAGGAAACTTGGCCTACCTGTGAAAGGGCGCAAACAAGAACTTATCTCAACGTTACGACTTCACATGGACAGCAATTTACCGGGTATGTTACTGCAACATCAAGAATACACACGTTTCTGTTTCACGCGTGGAATAGCAAAAATGGCACATACTTGTTTGCATTCTAGTGGTCGTGTACGCTCGTTCCATTAAAAATTAGAATGATAAACTGATTGCTCCTCAAAACTGCTATATAGCTTCTGATTATTCTACATTTTCTCTCGTAGTAAAAAACCAAGTCCTTGATAGTTTATCAATTTCAGGAGAAATTTCTGGTTCAGAACAAAAGGAAACTACTACTTCTACTCGTTCAGCAAGTGTCACGATCAAAAGAAAGATCAGAAACAGGGAAGAGCCTGCTGAAGATGACCGCATTAACTCTGAAGCTTATGGCATTGAAAACGGAGAGAAGAGAGTAAAACAGTCTACtgagaaaattttgaaagctAAAGTTTCTTCGAAAGCCATCTCCAAAGAACGCCAATCATTGACGAAAACAGGTTTGTCGTGTGTTAAACTAAACACATTCTATGTAATAAATACGGGCATCTACGTAGAGTATTATAAACCATTGCGTGTGCTAATCTTCCTAGGTAAGCAGCAATTTCAGTCAAAAGAAGAAGCCTCATCAACTCTCTCTAGTGAAGTTCTGAAAACCGAAGAAATTATATCATCCCCGAGTCAGAGTGAACCGTGGACTGTACTTGCTCATAAGAAGCCTCAGAAGGACTGGAAAGCTTATAACCCAAAGACAATGAGCCCTCCCTCTCTACCAGAGGGAACCAAGCATGTGAAGGTTATGACTTGGAATGTTAATGGATTGAGAGCATTGTTGAAATTAGAGAGCTTCTCTGCTCTGCAGCTTGCCCAAAGAGAAAACTTTGATGTCTTGTGCTTGCAGGAGACTAAACTCCAGGTCATAATTTTAGGCCCTTCTTAAGTTGTTTCTGCTCTATATTTTCAAACATAACCAAGTTCGATATATCTTGTACTGAAGATATCGATCAATGTTATGACAGATGAAGGATGTTGAGGATATTAAGAAAACTCTTATTGATGGCTATGATCATAGTTTTTGGTCCTGTAGCATCTCAAAACTTGGTTACTCTGGAACTGCAATAATCTCACGGGTAACAGAAGAATGTGCTTATATGTTAGTTAATGTCCATTTGATCTGATATGTTAAGTTACATTGTGTTTTAATCAGTTTGGTCTTTTGACAGATAAAACCACTCTCAGTTAGATATGGTACCGATCTATCTGGATCAGATCATGACATGGAAGGACGCATTGTGACTGCTGAATTTGACTCCTTCTACTTAATTAATACTTATGTCCCTAATTCCGGAGATGGCTTAAAAAGACTGGTACTCCTCATATTTACTGGTTTCTATGGTTGACAGATTattcgttttcttttaattttaacgAATGGATCCTGTGGGTTTTCAAGTCATACAGGATCGAAGAATGGGATCGAACCCTCAGCAATTACATCAAAGTATGATACTTTCTAGTggaatttctttatttttttgtatgtgttacACAAGCTTAATGAACCTTTTGCATTTACAGGAGCTGGAGAAGTCTAAGCCTGTGATCTTGACGGGTGATCTAAATTGTGCTCATGAGGAAATAGACATCTTCAATCCCGCGGTAACTAACTtggattcttcttttctctcttgtttcGTGGAAGACCAATATATCTCGTTTTTCATGCTTTTCCACCAAATCTTTTATTAAGGGGAACATAAGAAGTGCTGGTTTTACAATAGAAGAAAGGCAATCCTTTGGTGCAAACTTCTTAGACAAGGGCTTGGTAGATACCTTTAGAAAGCAACATCCTGGAGTAGTTGGTTACACGTATTGGGGTTATCGCCATGGTGGCcgtaaaacaaacaaaggtaTTTAAGTTTGTTTGATATACATATTCAGATATAATATTTGTGGTTGTTAAACTGGTGAAATGGTGTGAAATCAGGATGGAGACTGGACTACTTCTTGGTGTCGGATTCGATCGCAGCAAATGTCCATGATTCTTACATCCTCCCTGATATTAATGGGAGTGATCATTGCCCCATAGGCCTAACTCTCAAGCTCTGATCTATCTAGAGCTGCACCactcctagttttttttttggggctaAAGTTGTAATGGCCTTTAGGGAGAGAATCACATGTTTTGTTTGACAGAGAACTATGGTTATGTGAATCATGAATAATTTAAATATCAGTAAACAAACCCCAAACAATCAGAGTTTTGTCGAATTTGTTGGTATGGTTTACTTTCATTGCCCTCACTGCATTTTGTGTTCACTTAATGGTTTGCTTATGCATTTTGTGTTCACTTAATGGTTTGCTTATGCATTTTGTGTTCACTGCTTCAAGTAAAAAACGATGTTATGTGACGAAAtcacattttataaaaacataaaaactaaaatacttaGTAGAGGTCAAGAAGAACAAGGGAGTTTGATACAGAGCACTACAATGATCGAGAGaaaagtttggttttgagtACAAGTCAGAAACAGAAAAGCTAAATGCTTAGTAGATGTGGTCTAGTAGGAACAAGCGTTGCAACATACTCCTCCATGTTTTCAAGGTAATCTAAACTTGTGCGCAAACTAGTTTCAACCGTTCTCATAGTTTTCTCCTCCAAGTTGTATTCGCATAGTTTTATTTCACTTTTACGTGTCCTCACCTTTACAAGCAACAGTCCCGCCTGGTTTATCACAGCTCCTAGCCAAAACGAACCAGCATGCAAACGCGTTGACCTCTCCACATCGGATGCCGTCAGCCTCAAGATCGTGCTCCAAGATTTGATTCGACCATTGTCTTCCTTCTCATGCTCCGCACACCAAACAACCATATCACCACCGTAGCAGTTCTCCACTGCACATAGACTTCCTTTCAACAcctttaaatgaaaaaaatttccACCAGGACCAGAGCAGTAGTTGAATGTCTCTGACACTAGACTAAAGGACAAGATATTTTCGCCGTTTTCAATGGTAGTAGATTCATGTGTATGGAACGACCAGAAGATATTTTCGCCGTTATCAACGGTAGCAGATTCACGAGGATGGAACGACCAGAAGATATTTTCACCCACCAGGATTCCCTCAGGGTTCACACGGCTCAAGCCAATAGATTTCCTCCATGGGAAATCAATCATCTTAGACACACTGGACTTAAGTGTCAACACTTGTGCTAAGGAGATAGTGAGCGGTATCAGAACGATTTTGTGATCGTGAGTTGAGTGGTCGTAACCAAAACCAATCATACTCTGCTGATGCTTGATTCTTCCTACTTTTCTTAATTCTCTCAAAACAGGGTTCCAAACAGCTAAAGAATTGTCTTGAAGCAGCAGGCAAAAGAGTCCATCGCAATGACCGATGACTCTATATATGAAAAGCAAACTTTTCTCTCGATCATTGTACAGTTCAGGCTCTTGTAATACCGTCTTTAGCTTGCGACCTTCATAAGTGCATATGCGCGGTGTTTCCCGTGGCCAACAAACCACCAATAGAAATatcgtacttttttttttttttttttgttaaaaaaatatcgTACTTGGGGCATGATTTTTGTGCTTTATGATGAACCTCTCTTCTCGGAACAACGAACGCCAGCTTTTGCAGACACATCTAAACCTTAGCAAGTCCTTAACCGGAACCCTAGCAAGTATCTCAACGACTATGTCAAAAGCAAGTTCCGTCATCCTCAAGACCTAAACAGTAAAACAAACGATAGAGATATAGAGACAAAACAGATCAGTAGGCACTTTCAAAACTAGAGATCCTTCTATAACACGCCTTTTAAAACACCACGGAGAGAGCTGATTCTAATCACTGATGATTTCTCTGCTTCGCTGCTTATATGACCAAACCCTTGGTTAAGTCCATCTATGTTTATAAGGATGGGATGAGAATATTCAGCTGTATAGGGTTTACGTTTATCCCAAATTCCCAATTCTAGATAGATATGGATCGTTTGTATTAAGCATATGTTACTTTTTTTGTCATTCTCGATCAATTTATAATAAACTAAACTAGATTAGTACCGTGCTCTAACACATGtcgaaatttcttttatttatattataattttagaataaaatataagttatatgattgtttttaaaagttttttttagataaaacattatgcaataaaatcatatgctaaatatgatagctttaaaaaaacatctcttttgtaagttttatattgttaattttgtagttttatgtatgagatatgattatatttgttgtttgtttttattttaatttttgaacatgtttggtgaaagtgttTTAATATGACTCGTGCttaagtaagattttatttttaactgcaaAATAAGATCCTGACAATCAcaattaagtgtgataaattgccaatattttatttctttttatcataacaatatatattttgtaacaatacatggaatactaaagattttattttggaaattgtataaatcattggaatattctctttcgtaagattctttgggatattcttaagtgtatattgaccaattaatctataactttttttttgtaaccaacctatatttaatctataaacTAGTGTAtattgtaaccaacttataaaaattttatatagtcAACAGAAAAAATTGTGTACTCccagttttattatataggagattgcaatatcctttttctatttttttttgcttgatatttttatttatatttcttttaaaaaaatttaggctATAGAGATCAAATAAAAGCATCAACATACATGTTTTCTAACAAATACACTCAAGATCAACACAATTGTACTTCTCTCCATGTGTGTTATGCCATGCATAAAAATGGGAATTCACAGATACTCATCACAAGTCAttgcttttatgttttgatcAAATCTTACATAGCTGCGACGGAGGAAGTGATGATGGGCTGAGAAGAAGACTTGGTGTTGCTAATGCCATTGCAGACGTTAAAGCCGTACCAAACAGAGTTAGGCAAGAAAAGGTTGTAGTAGAAAGTGACAGATCTGATGGATGAGCCGTAGATTTTAACGTTCTCTGGTTTCCAGCCGTCGGATCCTTGCCTGAGGAGGTAGATATAACAGACGTCGCGCATACACGGTCCCGATATCTTGTATGTGTCTGACGAACACTTTTCAAAAGTCCTCGAGTGTGGATCGTCTAGTCTCTTCACATACACCTGATccaacaaagttttttttttattttttaaaccaaaatattaatccTTCTCGCCAATTGTAATCAAATAAACAAGAGAATTTAACATGTTAAAACCTCTTGAATATGCTGTATGCATCATCGTAACTACAAGTCAATACtaagatatgatttttataaatgtttgaaatattatattttattaattttgtagaactatttatttataattatatcgaagtattaatttatcgaaattaGGAAAGATGAGATTGGTCAAACCTAAGCCATGTTTCTTGGATCTCAAAATCCAGATGTTATCAGCtggcaaaaaccaaaaatacaaagcTATTCTAAAAACAGGTTGTCGTGTAAAAAACtccagaaaaaaacatttcaatcTTCAAATATCGAATTTGATTGATTACGGATTAATTTGTTATTGAAGCAATCCaataaatgaatataaacaGAGTAacgaagtttttaaaaaaaaaaaaacagaacaaaaactgACCTCGTTGCGGTAGACATCACCAAAAGCAATACTGATCTTGTCTCTAGTGTAAGACACCGATGAACAGCTTGTTTTGATGATCACCGTGTACGAACACACACCCGCATTCTGAAAAATTATTCGATcgcaaaatatttattaaaaagaacaaaaaaatgaatcaaatcAGAGTTGTTTCAGCAGTTCATGGATCACACAAATCTTGCAATGATTAAATATCGAAAAAATGGTATCTACCTCTAGCTTTGGTTTAGGGAGAAACGAATCAATCGGACGAGGTTTTGTGGTGATGAATGATCTCGCAGAGGAAGGAGACGCAAAAGagcataaaacaacaacaagaaacaaagaaatcgCTAATCTGaccatctctctttttttttttttttttttttttttttctaagaaNNNNNNNNNNNNNNNNNNNNNNNNNNNNNNNNNNNNNNNNNNNNNNNNNNNNNNNNNNNNNNNNNNNNNNNNNNNNNNNNNNNNNNNNNNNNNNNNNNNNNNNNNNNNNNNNNNNNNNNNNNNNNNNNNNNNNNNNNNNNNNNNNNNNNNNNNNNNNNNNNNNNNtttttttttttttttttttttttttttgtatgtgtgtgAGTTGAAAAAATCTCGGATGGAACAAAATGGTCAGATCTTTAGTTAGTGGATTGGAACAAAAACTAGAGTATTGTTATCTAAGACCGACACGAGGATCACGCTCATATTAATAAATGGGAGAACGAAGTTGATATGCTTTGTATGCTTGTCACAATATCATTGGTTATCTTCTTTTTTGCCAACTAGAATTTAACTGTCTTTTCGTCATTCGAATTTACTTGTCTTTTATGCCTACTTTTGCgcttttttactcaaaatcatTATAAAAGGAAAACAGTAGTAATTGATAGAAAGGAATATAGCAAAACAAGATTATACTGGTAAAAATGGAACATGATC
The sequence above is drawn from the Camelina sativa cultivar DH55 chromosome 4, Cs, whole genome shotgun sequence genome and encodes:
- the LOC104782635 gene encoding uncharacterized protein LOC104782635 codes for the protein MVRLAISLFLVVVLCSFASPSSARSFITTKPRPIDSFLPKPKLENAGVCSYTVIIKTSCSSVSYTRDKISIAFGDVYRNEVYVKRLDDPHSRTFEKCSSDTYKISGPCMRDVCYIYLLRQGSDGWKPENVKIYGSSIRSVTFYYNLFLPNSVWYGFNVCNGISNTKSSSQPIITSSVAAM
- the LOC104784339 gene encoding F-box/kelch-repeat protein At3g23880-like; this translates as MTELAFDIVVEILARVPVKDLLRFRCVCKSWRSLFREERFIIKHKNHAPSRKLKTVLQEPELYNDREKSLLFIYRVIGHCDGLFCLLLQDNSLAVWNPVLRELRKVGRIKHQQSMIGFGYDHSTHDHKIVLIPLTISLAQVLTLKSSVSKMIDFPWRKSIGLSRVNPEGILVGENIFWSFHPRESATVDNGENIFWSFHTHESTTIENGENILSFSLVSETFNYCSGPGGNFFHLKVLKGSLCAVENCYGGDMVVWCAEHEKEDNGRIKSWSTILRLTASDVERSTRLHAGSFWLGAVINQAGLLLVKVRTRKSEIKLCEYNLEEKTMRTVETSLRTSLDYLENMEEYVATLVPTRPHLLSI
- the LOC104782632 gene encoding glycosyltransferase-like At2g41451, whose protein sequence is MSSSLSKSQPLLHPSHHMADLYSSKPPSSSSRLFLLITFLPLSLACFAFLLQWRGGINDSVTQWFEDNYKFPGMVTVFEERTFPSDSSCVSLLGQSRTQSFPYLRDWKLPHKPDLKPKICITTSTSAGLEQTLPWIFYHKVIGVSNFYLFVEGTAASPNVSRVLETIPGVHVIYRTRELEEEQAKSRIWNETWLAKFFYKPCNYELFVKQNLNMEMGITMARDAGMEWILHLDTDELVHPSGAREYSLRNLLRDVPAEVDEVLFANYESSVERDDIKEPFTEVSMFKKNFKHLPRDVYYGNYKKATRGNPNYFLTYANGKSAARIQDHLRPNGAHRWNNYKKNPNVMELEEASILHYTYSKFSDLTSRRDRCGCKPTKEDVKRCFMLEFDRAAFIIASTSTSEEMLQWYRERVVWTDENMILKLLRKGILTRIYTPMVIIQELKEAGVFSSVVTSAHNSSTSGITKKSPQANTRRLLEFDLDGGDSQAASAIPPQSSPSLETIKNVQF
- the LOC104782633 gene encoding DNA-(apurinic or apyrimidinic site) lyase, chloroplastic (The sequence of the model RefSeq protein was modified relative to this genomic sequence to represent the inferred CDS: added 10 bases not found in genome assembly) — its product is MNKVLQLGFQSSVVNFAKFLVVPLRSLRVGSSIVGVRVGTVSFNKRLMSNATAVKSIPFSINNNNSNRKDLKIVAAVTDQMGSDSDRDDMGTLQGDKKEIEAMTVQELRATLRKLGLPVKGRKQELISTLRLHMDSNLPGEISGSEQKETTTSTRSASVTIKRKIRNREEPAEDDRINSEAYGIENGEKRVKQSTEKILKAKVSSKAISKERQSLTKTGKQQFQSKEEASSTLSSEVLKTEEIISSPSQSEPWTVLAHKKPQKDWKAYNPKTMSPPSLPEGTKHVKVMTWNVNGLRALLKLESFSALQLAQRENFDVLCLQETKLQMKDVEDIKKTLIDGYDHSFWSCSISKLGYSGTAIISRIKPLSVRYGTDLSGSDHDMEGRIVTAEFDSFYLINTYVPNSGDGLKRLSYRIEEWDRTLSNYIKELEKSKPVILTGDLNCAHEEIDIFNPAGNIRSAGFTIEERQSFGANFLDKGLVDTFRKQHPGVVGYTYWGYRHGGRKTNKGWRLDYFLVSDSIAANVHDSYILPDINGSDHCPIGLTLKL